In the Styela clava chromosome 8, kaStyClav1.hap1.2, whole genome shotgun sequence genome, one interval contains:
- the LOC144425584 gene encoding uncharacterized protein LOC144425584 has protein sequence MKQLEDNVDKNRKNLDKFEKSMLDQKANNEIKKQSDEVRNLRDKAFQQSGQIIDLLRMYAKQSIELNELKIKNGDQSSEISDLKKDLDAVQETNKNLIEDERQMKKDLAKIQDMNIKLINDNEKMEEENSKLKVRNICYFVGVIHNNYDVDYNKAVDICKKSKANVGSIRDEESYNAIVNYSRRNIPKERMWPYIWTEIHFDPMTGDVAPADSFT, from the exons ATGAAACAATTGGAAGATAACGTCGATAAAAACAGGAAAAACCtcgataaatttgagaaaaGCATGTTAG atcaAAAAGCTAACAATGAAATCAAGAAACAATCTGATGAAGTTCGCAATCTTCGTGACAAAGCTTTTCAGCAATCTGGACAAATTATTGATTTACTAAGAATGTATGCAAAGCAATCTATTGAACTGAAtgaacttaaaataaaaaatggagatCAATCTTCCGAGATATCTGATTTGAAGAAAG ATTTAGATGCGGTTCAGGAAACGAACAAAAATTTGATAGAAGACGAGAGACAGATGAAGAAGG aTTTGGCCAAGATACAAGACATGAATATTAAGTTGATAAACGACAACGAAAAGATGGAGGAAG AAAACAGCAAATTAAAAGTCAGAAATATCTGCTATTTTGTCGGTGTGATACATAATAACTATGACGTGGACTACAACAAAGcagttgatatttgtaagaaaaGTAAGGCAAATGTTGGATCGATTCGAGATGAAGAATCTTACAATgcaattgtgaattactcgagAAGGAATATTCCAAAAGAACGGATGTGGCCGTATATATGGACAGAAATTCACTTTGATCCAATG ACTGGTGACGTCGCACCTGCGGACTCATTCACTTAA
- the LOC144425892 gene encoding uncharacterized protein LOC144425892, with protein sequence MKPSPDPENCKLKIGNICYFAVIHDKRDVNYDNAVDICKKRNADVGLTWDKESYNAIMKYLSSNVPTGKTWINIWTGIKFDPMIGDVTSEDPFIEWYPNNPNTGIKYKDRTNVYLYVKVDPNYNQGMGNGPPTWERHGVICEILI encoded by the exons ATGAAACCATCGCCTGATCCAG AAAACTGCAAATTAAAGATTGGAAATATCTGTTATTTTGCTGTGATACATGATAAAAGGGATGTCAACTACGACAATGCAGTTGATATTTGTAAAAAACGTAACGCAGATGTTGGTTTGACCTGGGATAAAGAATCTTACAATGCGATTATGAAATATTTGAGTAGCAATGTACCAACGGGAAAGACGTGGATTAACATATGGACAGGAATTAAGTTTGATCCTATG ATCGGTGACGTCACATCTGAAGACCCATTCATTGAATGGTATCCAAATAATCCGAACACGGGGATCAAATATAAAGATCGCACAAATGTTTATCTCTATGTTAAAGTAGACCCGAATTATAATCAAGGGATGGGGAATGGTCCTCCTACCTGGGAGCGTCATGGAGTTATTTGTGAGATCCTGATATAA